From a single Ciconia boyciana chromosome 6, ASM3463844v1, whole genome shotgun sequence genomic region:
- the LOC140653005 gene encoding inverted formin-2-like: MQVFAKEKFCQSNKQNQVLGQKVPLLNLSRKMGPGQAMENLLSSMRCPNHHKTVSRRSVQKVNKSIQADMDLEEENPSADLSLSPTTVLSGKLQQSPGNMSPSQQSVSSSSQGQSAMPALVPLLPAPPPLPPGCKMPPPPLPVPGINDPSLPPPQPCSNPECSHLTCGYGARPHPKKTPTLRMKVFHWQKLPSDVVRQSSSMWAVMPSSSKELVEPDYASLELLFSVPPTAPKEKMGLKIKKTKEITFIGPKKSLLLSIFLKQFKCSNEEIAAMIQKGDRSKLDAEILRQLLKLLPDDHEINGLKSCKEEKSELANADQFYLHLLEVPSYQLRIECMLICEETKVLLECLWPKAQAIRTACETLLTSQRLPLFCQLILKVGNFLNYGHHTGDAGGFKISALLRLTETKANQSHITLLHHILEEVEKKHTDLLQLPRDLDFVSKAAGIHFDVMRAEAGANLKKLLEIKEHLFLSTDDLKIRHAKSVQDSLDASKDLQKEFATIEKKKEELADYLCEDRKKLSLEDVFNTMKTFRDLFLKALQENQERKEQAAKSEKRKKQLKGEDAKRLKGERE, translated from the exons ATGCAAgtgtttgcaaaagaaaagttctgtcagtcaaacaaacaaaaccaagtccTGGGCCAGAAAGTACCTCTGCTGAATTTG AGCAGGAAAATGGGACCAGGACAAGCCATGGAGAACCTGCTATCAAGCATGCGGTGCCCAAATCACCACAAAACAGTGTCCAGAAGATCTGTTCAAAAGGTGAACAAAAGCATTCAAGCTGATATGGACTTGGAAGAGGAGAACCCCAGTGCAGACCTGAGCCTTTCTCCAACAACAGTCCTTtctgggaagctgcagcagtCTCCAGGGAACATGTCACCTTCCCAGCAAAGTGTTTCCTCATCCTCCCAAGGACAGTCTGCCATGCCGGCTCTGGTAccactgctgccagcccctccaCCCCTACCCCCCGGGTGTAAGATGCCTCCTCCACCCCTTCCCGTGCCTGGCATAAATGACCCATcgctcccacctccccagccaTGCAGTAATCCCGAGTGCAGTCATCTTACTTGTGGATATGGGGCACGGCCCCACCCTAAGAAGACACCGACATTGAGGATgaaggtgtttcactggcagaAGCTCCCCTCTGATGTGGTGAGAC AAAGCAGCTCCATGTGGGCTGTGATgccaagcagcagcaaggagcttGTAGAGCCTGACTACGCAAGCTTGGAGCTACTTTTCTCTGTCCCACCAACAGCACCTAAGGAGAAAATGgggctaaaaataaagaaaacaaaagag ATCACATTCATAGGTCCAAAGAAAAGCCTCCTTCTGAGTatatttctgaagcagtttAAGTG CTCCAATGAAGAGATCGCTGCCATGATTCAGAAAGGGGATAGATCCAAGCTGGATGCTGAGATACTGAGGCAGCTACTTAAACTGCTGCCTGATGACCATGAG ATAAATGGCCTGAAAtcttgcaaagaagaaaaatcagaactaGCAAATGCAGATCAGTTTTACCTCCATCTCTTGGAAGTTCCCAG CTACCAGTTGCGGATTGAATGTATGCTGATTTGTGAGGAAACAAAAGTTCTGCTGGAGTGTCTGTGGCCAAAAGCACAAGCCATCAGGACAGCCTGTGAAA cactTCTTACCAGTCAGCGACTGCCACTTTTCTGCCAATTGATTCTTAAAGTTGGAAACTTTCTGAACTAT GGGCATCACACTGGAGATGCTGGAGGTTTTAAAATTAGTGCTTTGCTCAGactaacagaaacaaaagcaaaccaaagccACATTACTCTGCTTCACCATATTTTGGAG GAGgttgaaaaaaaacacacagatctgctgcagcttcccagaGATCTTGACTTTGTTTCCAAGGCAGCAGG AATCCACTTCGATGTTATGCGGGCTGAGGCAGGTGCCAATTTGAAGAAACTGTTGGAAATAAAggagcatttatttttgtcaacagatgatttaaaaatacGACATGCAAAATCTGTTCAA GACAGTCTTGATGCTTCAAAGGACCTGCAGAAGGAGTTTGCCACCAttgaaaagaagaaggaagaactTGCTGATTATCTTTGTGAAGACcgaaaaaaattgtctttggaAGATGTATTTAACACAATGAAAACCTTCAGAGACCTCTTCCTCAAGGCCTTACAG GAAAATcaagaaagaaaggagcaagctgcaaaatctgagaaaaggaagaaacagcttAAAGGAGAAGATGCGAAGAGGCTAAAGGGAGA